GTCCTCCAGCAAACGTTTTGCCTCTTGGTTGGAGAAATTGGGGAGAAGGGTCAGAAGAAAAGGGGAAAGTAAAGAAAGGGTAGTGGACTACTAAAGCTGGTACAATGAAGGGTACAATGCAAGTAGAATTAAGGGTGCTAATGAGGGCACTATTTGTATACTTAAGCTTATAAGAGCACCTTGGAAGAGGTTAAAGAATAGGGGGCATTAAAGAATGTTCAGATGGTAATTTAAAGGTAATTGGAAGGTTTTGATGCGGTATTAAAGCTTATAGAACTGAGGAACTATCTGTATAATCTGTAACTCATTTATCACAGAACTGAGAGCAATTGCTATATGTGAAATAAGTTACTTTATATGAAATAAAGACTTCAGGCATACGTGAACTAAGGACAAGATGGCTGAACAATGCACCAAAATAATAagcttaaattatattaattgaatttttttatataaaaacattaaataactaTGAGATTACTATAATTCTtgcaataatgataaataaatgtaaaattgataaataataaaattaattaatagtcatgaaactatttttttttttacatttataatgaaaataaaaacatttacacatttaatcaGGTTGGTTATCAGAATTaacttaaacttttaaaaaatgtgtaacttaaacataaataaatgttaactgtattaaaaaaaaaacatatataaataaatatattgtttaaacatagtaaaagctaaaataatatataaacaaaacaaaaaaaataaaacgaacaaaaaatttaacctaaaataaaaatgaaaatagaaattaAAGTCAAAAAattgtgaggggggggggggggggtatttcaTGCTTTAGTTTGCAGTCAGTCAATGCACACCACACTTATGTTTTAAGTTAATCTGATTTTTTAGCTTGATGCTTTGTTTTATATGGCACTCATGAtgacaaatacatgtaaaaaaatattatcatcacTGATTTAATGCAACAATAATGAAATCTTCACTAAGGGCTTTcctcaaaataaattattcataaatgatttattagactaataatcaataatataacattttaaattgagtGACAGCCCTAACAAACTAATTCATTAGACTGTTTAAATCTAATAATCATATTTAGTAAGTACAGATCAATAAATACAGATTATACCTACACCAAACTCTCAAAGAAACTCATCCTGCTCCGAAAGCAAGGCTGGAAATGACGCAACGGGTCaacaaacagaataaaacatGCTCCTGCATTAAAAACAGGGAACATTCAGACAGCGAGAGCTGAGTGGCAGTTATGCTTGCAGGTTGCAGGACACTTTAATGGGCAGAGTCTTTGTACCCACCCAACCATTACTCCCATAGGGCAAGGAATAGTAGCAGTGCATTGTTATTCATGAAATGCTGTGTGTGCTGTGCTACAGATTTAAAACACGGCCAGACACGAGACACAGCTGTATCAGAAGCACCGCGGTtgtgatgaaaaatgaaaaagaggGTCATTCATATATCAAAAGACAGAGAAGCACGACTCCCCATTACTGTAGAAGAGAAGAGCCTCAGGCAAACGCATATGTAACACTAAATGTCTGTCTGTTACATTTGCGCAGCCCTAAAGCAGGTTCAGTTCTTTCATCTGCCTAGTATGCAGATGACAATCTGAATGGGACAAAGTAAGAAACACACTTCAAATATCTAACCCAGTCTGCACTGGagagcacaaaaatgattctgtAAGTCATGTTTCCTAATTAACTTGTGAAATTAAAGTGAGGTGTCTGCTATATTACAagttttaaagtctcttctgtcCCTTTGAAAAGACAACGATATGCGACACAGCCAGGCATGCTAATGGATCTCAGAGCAATGACACAATGTCTCCTTTCTGGAACACCGTCCCAAAATTTCACTGTCCTGACTTTGGCTGTAACATTAGCATTCCATGTGAGCTCTCTCCTGAGCTTTCTCCTTCAAAAGCAAGGGGACAGTCAGTGTTCTGTATCCAGACAGTGGTCTCAATGTCCCTCTGTGGCTCTGCACTACCTGATAGACAAGCTCTAAGACTAAAAGATAAAAGATTTCAGAcccgctccctctctctctctctctttctctctggatCCACTCTTCTAGTACTGATGCAGCTCAACTGCAGGAACATGCTAACCACAGATTGTAAGAAATAACAGGAAATAGAATGAGAAAAGGAATCAAGAAGATCATTTAATTGAAAAGACAGTCAATGATGGCCACCGGATTTTGAGGATGCTGGTGTTCCTTCCAGGCCTCTTACACATCCGTCAATAGTTTGGTTTCTCCTTACGttttgtaatttattcttgtaaaggcaaagatgaattttcagtagccattactccaggtagtgtcacatgatccttcagaaatcatactaatatgctgatttgaatatttattatcaattttgaaaacagttgtgctatattttcacaaacatttaatACATAGAAAGTTCAACAGAGCAGCACTGGTGTGAAATTTCGGATTATTAAAATGGCTcactgatgaataaaagtattaatttctttatatatatttaaatcttacTGACTACAAACTATCCAATGTCAGTGTAACTACCTTAATTAAACTGAATTTCCAAAGCACATGATGGTAGACTTATGAGTAAATGAATTATGTAAAAAAGACAagtacacatttaattaaatgtgaaatttggaGGTAAAAGACTGCTatagtattgttttattttacttacaACTTTGAAACCATCCCCACCACCTGACCCCCCATACacaccctctttgttttttgtttttgttttgtttttttacagtggataaggaagattattaatattcatgatgaAAACTATACCTGATTAATCAGTGAGACAGCAAGCATATCAGCAGGTCTATTATGATTAAAACGGGAGGTATCACACTAGACAAAAATGCACCAGTTCATTGGCTTGTAATCATTGGGGAACAAAATGGTGCTATGTTGAACCATAAGAGGAACCTCATTGTCCTCCTTAGATTTAAGATATGTTACTCCACTCTCATACTTTAGTTATTGGGAATTTACTGGGGGAGCCTTGTGGGCATAGTGTTGAGATTCACATTATCTTCAGgaaatgcactttattttaatgccATTTTTAACCCTTTCCCCAACTAAGAGACTAAGAGAGAGTTAGGGAACCTTTAAAGAACAGTGAGGGGTTAAACAGGTTCTTTGTATGGTGGTGGTGCTATATAGCACCTCAACCACCCAAAATAACTGCTGAAGAACCAAAATGTTATTGTGTGTAGATGTAGGAATGAGTTTTAGCTAAGGGACCCCCTTCCATCATTTTGGAAATTCATGCCCAAGGGCGTTACCAAGATGGCCACCACATGAACTGAATTGATTTAAAGGAACTGTAGTctcaattttcaaatattttgtgttttaaatttattcaaaacatttgtatttgtaaGCTGATAAACTACCCCTAAGGGCCATTTAAAAACCTGCATCAGTCAACCATTACAGTAAAACAGTTTTCTCAAGTTTGAAAGAGAAAATGGCAATTTTACAATGAAATCCACCCTGTCCAACACACATATCTAATGTTCAAGTCCTCAGCACTGCATCCACCCAATTATCAGGCACTCCTACTTCACAAACAGCATGCCTGAGCTCCGAGGGGACACGGGGGGAGAGACAAATGCGAGAACTTTGCCCCAAGTCAAAAAAATGAACTATTCAATTCAACGCATTGCTAAAGCCGGAGAAGAGCTATCACACTATCACACCATCAGCACTGACCATTACAGCAGCCATTAATAATCCATTCCTGTCTTTCTAGAGAGTTCACCCGCTCTAATAATCCTAACTCATGCGTGTCTACTCTGACTCCTCTTACCAACTGCTGGGATCTGGACTGTCATACGAGACTTAATAAATAACCGCAGGTATGCGCATGGCTTATGTTCACATTCCTCCGGACACTGTTCGAGTAAATATTTAATACCGGGATGTTGCAAAATTCATATTCCTGCACGGAGGAGTGGGATGGTGGATGTGCATTGCCTGCATAAATGAATGGGAGAGGACTGGGCTGATATGAGTAAACGAGAGCGGGGCTGTGGGTCAGACGCTGTTAAGATAAGACCACACATACTCGGGAGAGATCAGAGCAGCTGAGAGCTTACAGTGAACAGTGGTTTGAGTTGAAAGAGAGGTGAAGTGATGGTAGACACCGAGGGGGGCGGCACAGGTGAGACAAATACGACCGAAATAGGAGAACTGTTTGGTTATCGGTTTGTGTGATTAGATCAGGAGGACCTGTTTAAGAGCAAAGACAGAGACGGAtacttactgaccctaaacaaGCTTGTGTGTGACCGATGGGTATTTGGATGGGTGGGAACGGATTATCCCTCAGAATGTAGATGTTTCTGATAACATGTTGCAAGAACACATACTGGGTGTCATTTCACACCTTactatatataattcattttgcATAGGACTTATCTAGTTGTTTATATAGTTATCTCAGTCAGCCTCACCTTTAGAGATAGTCTGTTTTCTATCTCAAGAGATTTCAAACTTGATGCCAAGGATCTGCTAATACAGTAATCTCTGGCAAGGGATCCACATGCTGAAACAAAGAAAGttctatatttatatgtattgtgACCCACAAACAGTGTGATATCATAATGGCAACACTTACGCAATAttcattacatttgttttttattgtctGCATCTTCGATTTGTCAAagcaaaaagaataaagaaaaaatattaaatattacaggtATAATCCTGAAGCGAATTCAAATGCAACCTATTCTTGAAAATAGGAAAAAGGTAGGATAAacttaataaattacaaaattgtaCTGTTATAAAACTAGGGCTGTAAATAGAACAATGAATAATTATTTCTGGTTACCAGTATTTATGAAGCCTGCAAAATTACAtggtactttttttattatttaaaaaaaaaatgaataaaattgtaatttaatacctacttatttttatattgctaaattattccaaataaatttttattttggtttacttttctttttttctttgttattatatcaatttttttttaacttctaaATTCTTCCCAATCATACCAAAGTGCAATCCCTACTTTGGTTCTTCATAATAGTTCTTCTTTAAACTTGACTCTGGTCTATTCTTTGACAGGTGTTTGAATATGTCCGGCAAACGTATGAACCCAGATCAAGTGCCAAACAGACAGTCAAACACAGTGTTTCTGGCCTGCATCTGTTCGCTGCTCGCCTTTTGCCCTCAAAACAGGTGTTATGTCCAAGGGAGAAGGCCATGCCATGCGCCTGTTGAGTAAAGACAACACAGGCTTGTCTGCCCTGAGGCTGTGCCACACACACTGGGAGAAATCACAGCCCCATttgtgtgcgcgcacacacacagagtagaTTAATACACAAAAGCACCAGGACTTACAACACCACCTGCCCCAAACACAAACAGAGCACGATGGGTAGATTAACAAAGACGCCAAGCAGAAGCTGCGTGTGTCAGTGACAGTccgacagagagagaaagacacacaGAACACGCTCttgcatttaaaaaagcaagCTGATGATTGGTAAAGTCACTTCTTTTATTGTTGCAGCATATTTGAAATGTGGCAAATTTTTGTGAGTGGAAACCAGTCGTTTTAATAGGAATCTACATTCTAACGGCAGAGTTTGCAATTGGTTCAGATTGGTCACACAGATATGCCTCGTTACACAGCAGAAAGCTGATTGGTTTGAAAGTCACTTCTATGAGAACTGTACTTCATACATCACAACAGTTTTTCTCTGTGAAACTAAGGTAACCACACCTGGtcatatattaaatacaattatacacATAGTTCATTACAGACAATTCTAACCACATACAGATAGAACGACTTAATTAGGCTAGATTAAATAAGACTCAATATAAAAATCTTAGTCAGTGTGAGTCACTTACAGGCTATATATTACTTTGCTTTCCTTGCACTATTATCAGATGTTTCCTTTGAGTTGTCAACTTTTGAGgacatctttattttaatttttgctgTGTAAACTCTTTATATTCttcattaaaatcttttaaaacagGGAAGTGAATTGCACTGACTCTTGCTAGAAGTGAACTGCAGTTTTACTATATTTCATGCACGTGATCTACTGTGATGTCACACTATCATGTGCATGCACTTCACAGTCGTTCATAAACTCCAGATTTAGGACTCAGCTGACAGATGACGTTGATGATCAGCGTCAAGATACCAACAAAGCCAGTATGGATTGGTTTGGTTGTCAACTTGAAGCTAACCCTTTCAACCCCAAGTTTGTTCAGCTAACTTCACGGTTCAGGCCCCAGAGGAAATGCTACCCACTGAAAGTGTTTACACAATGAGTTTTGTGAGTGTTTCTACTCAGTTCGTTTGCTTTCTTTCTACAATAAGTCATTCAACACCACCAAAAACGACTGTTGACTTCAGCTAACGGATGGCAAGATTAGATTAGGacagagggaaaaaaatatttacccaCACTTCAGCAGTAGAAGAGTTCTGTGtgagtgaatggattttggaCGGCTCATACACACAACCAAACAAAAGCTTTATTTGACATGAATATTCAATTATCTTAATCTTATTACACATTATTCTGTCCTTGCATTTACCAACCTGTCAGCCTGACCTGCTCTCACAGATCTCTTTATCCAGtgctaaaatattaataataataataataatagaaaaaggGTGTTGAGTGGCTCTATCACTTTACTGATAATACGGATCTTTTTGAAGAAGCAGTGCACGGTCCAGAAATCCTTAAAATCACACATCTGCAGTGGAAAATGCAGTCAGCTACCATTTAAACATCTCCCCACTGTTAAACAAGCTTGACATATTACCTAAGAGCACAATAACTTAATTATCTAACGTCATAATTGCAgtcattatagtttttaatatgCTTTATATGCACCCACAGGCTCCATTATGGAAACAATGGTCTTGCATaagttaacaaaaataaagtaaaggCCACAGGGGCTCAGTGTCGGAGGCCTAGTCGCGTTCAGACAGTAGCAAGTGAACAAACAGCAACACCTTCTCAGCCAACATTCTTGGCATTCCCCTCTATCACTCAAAGACATGTTTATCTTTCTCTCTTGCTTCCAAATTACAGGGGAGAGACGGGGAGAGGGAGGACTTCAGGTGCTCCAGAACAGCTGGCGAGTTGAAGGGAAGGGAAAGAGGTGGATAGGAAAATTTTACAAATGAGAATCTCTTGAGAGATGAAGGGTAAGCGCAGAACCGCCGGTTGGTTAAGTGATGACTGATTCTGTAGGAGATTCTGTGTACACACGGTCATAGATGACCTTGCGTGGAGCTGCCCTGTGGACTCAGAGAATAGCACGGCTTTGTTTCCCAGAGAACATCTGAACACACAGTGTGTCAAGCAAACACCGTACAGTAAACAACACAAACCAGCAGTCAAACACAAATCAACTGTGGGACATCCCCAGTGCAATCACACTGGACCGCGAACAAACGTTTGATATCATTTTCAGGTTTGAAGGCAtgtcatttataatgtaacaaaaatactgttttacttgcaccacagtttaaaaaacaaaacaaaaaccttagGAGTACGTTCATGATGCAGCTCAACAGCGCAAGCAATATGCCTATACAAATCTTGATCTTTGCTGCCCTCTGGTGTTTATTAACCGCAGTAGCTACAACTAGGACAAAAACAACTTTTGGCCAAAGTACCGGTGAATTAACAGAATTTACCAGGCATATAAACAATTCCAACCTTCAGCTGTATTAACATGTTATTTCTCCGATGCAGGTCATTTCAAAATAGCACTATTACTTCATATTTACGGAATAAGGGAGAAAAGAAAAAGCGAACTCTTATCAAGCGACTGAAGAATCCAGAACGCGAAATTTATAGCTAATGTATAAATATAGCTACATACTCTGAGGTGAAATGTCTAGAGGAATTTGTAAAGTCAGATTAAATAAATCAAGAGACACAATTTTTATACAGCAATAACACACATTTTGTTAAAGAATCGGACCAAAGTTATTTTGGAAACTCAGACGAACTGTAATCAGGACATGGTTTAATACAAAGTTAGTAAGGTTATTTCATACATTGACTTGTGTACAAGGTAAAATCTTTCTGCTTTACCGTAGAAAGagccaaaaaaaattatttcttggGTGTGTCATTTTTCAGAaagttaaaataacttaaaactgctttataaaaaaaataaatttgtcaaaaaaaaaaaaaaatactaaaccaTGCTTAGTTTTTCCAGGATCaatatcaccaaaaaaaaaaaaattgtaataatttttccatAAAAATGTTAGGTGAGATTtacttataaatgtaaaatttctgTTACTTTTGAGAAACTTGAGAGCCAAGTGAAGGACATTATTCCCTTTCAGAATTCAAAACAAGTCAGTAATCTGCAACAGAAAAACACTTCAAAAGCTGTAATTGAATTATTTTATCATGAAGTTATATCACAAAGATGCTATAGCATAAAGAGACAGAGAAGCAACATCTTTTATTTCCCTGCAACTTTGTGATTTAAATATCATAGCTTGACATTTTCTGGATGGAAAATTTTTTTCAGTCTAAAATAACTTCTGTATAACTTATCACAACAGGTTCCAACATCATAAAATTTAAACCAACTTAACACACCTGCAGCCAAAACCAGATCAAAAACGTGACTCTGTGCAGGGAGCACGCAGCCACGTACACAGACCTGTAATGTGATTATGGGATGATTTTGGAGCAAGAAGTGCAGTCTGGATATCATCCTGTCCTAATCAAACCATATCTTAAAAGCCCACATGATGGCACTGTTACTGTGCTGCTATAGCAGTTCAGCTCAAAACACAGCATGCATTTGTCCATTAACCGCTCCAAATTCCTCTGCCAAAACTAGCAGCAGGGAAATAAAGACACTTGTCTTAATGAGTAAATCAATCAGCATTCTTGCCAAGAACTGATACAAATCCAGCCTTACAGTTCATCAGACTCTTTGATGATGATGCAAGCAATTTGCCATGAAATATGACTCAAAGACCcagaactgaaaaaataaaagcacattaagATAAAATAtggaaaggggagaaaaaaaaaacagaacattaaGCCAATGACTTTAGGAACAttaaagcattacatttttagatttagtccCGTGAAGGAAAGTTATACAagagaaaaacattaaataagaCAAAAGACACACAGGTTGGTTTCTCACAAAAGTTTATTTTACACTTCAAGATTTCTTGCTTGCAGCTGCAACCTgcaacaaaacagaaaaagatcAGGATTAACAGGAGCCTAATCAATCACATCAGTCTGGTTATTCCCTGCACTGCCGGCCCAAAATCCTTGAGAAATTAATTAACTGTGGAGGAACATTCAGGAGCCTTTCAGGTTCTGGACGTGATCTTAGCCAGGAGATTAGGAGCAACATTCGCTTCTACACTGACACTATTTTTCCTCCTGCCACCAATGAGAAGCCAAGCACATCAACAGTGCTCTGGAAAGAGTCAGAGGGCAGACGACACAGCCAAGGCAAGCACAACACAAGAAAATCACATTAACTCATCTGAATTCAGCTCATTAAGGGGATCAGGCAGAATAAAACGCCACCATACGGCAGCCCAGCGAGCATGAAATTCAATCGGCTTGTTTACTTCCTACAGCATCGGATTGGTGCACAGCAGTATCTCGCAGGGAAAGCGGAGGACCAACAGAGGAGGAAAGCAAGCGAAGGCTTTGGAGGAGATGTGCATGCATTTCCTTTTTGAAGACAGTACTGTGTTCAACACTAAATCAAAGCTACTGCAGTAAAAAATAACCATGAggcctttaaaatgaaaataggtTCTTTACATTCAGTACCTAGATCTGCTCGTGCTCATGAGGAATTGTGCAGCAACATGTACACAACAAAGGTGGACAGAATTTGGGGAACTCTGAGAAGCACCATCTGTTGTACGCTATCTGACTAACTTCAGAAGCCTGACTTAGACTAAATCAATAGTGCCTTAAATTTGATTTTACAAAAGTCGATGTTACAAATGCTCAAGTTCACAAATACAGTAACCTGATAACACTTCTTACCTGCCCAGCAATTCTGTCCAGGTCTCTGGTGCCCTGAGGGGTCAGCTTACGCCCACTGGAAAACAGCAACAACAGAGTTAGTCGAACTCAACACCAACCTGCAATAATACAGATCACATATAGTCAAAGCAGCCTACAGGCTACTCACCCATTGGGGTCTTTCTCCACCATCTTGAGTCCCTCGAGGGCCTGGAGCACTTTACGGGCTACGTTCTTGGAGCCCACACTGAAGTGAGAGGGGCACACGCCGTTCCTCTTACGGCCACCGTAGATCTTGGTCATGGAGCCTACGCCAACACCTCCACGCAGGTACAGGTGACGCACTGTGGAGGCTGAGAGAGGACAGAAAGGGTCAGGAGAAGAGATTTCTTCAGGGCAGTGGAGGACAACAGGAGGCAACATGCCAAGAAACACTTCACTTTTACTTCTAAAAGAAAGAACCAATGCAGGTCTGTTCAATCTCACAGCACACACGGCATAAAATCTGTAACAAACTCAGCTCTTAATTTTACACAGTGCATCAAGTGGGAACTTGATAAGTTTTATCAGTTTCTCAGCACACAGCAGAAAATGCTGTTACAGGACAAGGTCATCAATAACTGAGCCCAATCCTGACACTCGCTTACACGAACCATCCACTGTTTTCCACCAGATTCTCAGAGTAAACATTAAGAGCCACTAAACTGTTAGCATTTGGATAACACTACATTTATGCTTAAAGCACTGAGCATTCAAATAGATCATCATTCACAAAACAAAGTTTTAACCTAGCTTGTGCATACTAGAAAACAAGCTAGATGTTTTTACTCCatacaaaataagtttaaactaatgtctatatgaaatcaaaacaatgaacaaaatgttgtgtttgtggactaAACAGACGCGGATCATTAGCGGACtgcaaacacgtcctgtgtgaaagcacaatgagtccgtgctgtggactgcatatgcactgcagacagattatgtgtgaaacaggtgttacAGCCAAAAAGAAGAGCCGggtctagggctgggcgatatagctaaaaaaaaataataataattctctgATTTTTTTTCACACCAAACCCGATTTTCAATTTAAATcgatcttttttatttatttagaaacaaactACAACCGACAAAGAAATTGCTCAAACAAATGTactctttattttgttctgattttcacttatgcagtttaatctaaatttccCCTCTGTGCATAAGTGTAACAGGAAACAAGCCTCAAAACATGCTTGTAAACGAGATGTCAGGCACTGCCAttgtaaacagtgaaaatgtaGCTTATCAGTTTTCTAATAACTTACAGTGACACAATgcaccttcaaaataaattaaaatataaataaaaaataaaactgtgtgtCCCTCTTTGATAAAAAACTTTTGGTTAAATGTaaccaaaatgacaaaattagatctattacaaaaatacatacttgTCACAGTGGTATTCATAAAGTGCTAACAAAACTTTAAACTCATTAGCGTTagcattacagaaaggtctgatttacgcactgttacaacagtcattgttttttttctttttacattgacatttgagttcatgattttaatgttgttgttatttgTGGCACACTAAAGACTAATGACAGACTGTTGATAATCTCATCTGGTCACCCTAAcgctagtgaagtataaccacactttggaacgttttgctctctccgccatcgtcactctttattattaagcgtgAGTTTTTGTTCTATTATTCGTGTGTgtgcgccgcgctcgttcttgttgtgtgtttgtgactgacagacagcctccgcagcGCGCATGACAGAtttcgcagatctcacagacaaacgacttaatatgatcgcacgttagaaatgtttggtgagataaaatgtgcacgataataTTATTAAGGAAAAATACacagtacatacatttttttccctCCAGTGCCGAAAGCAGAACCTATAGCACTTTGCAATGTGGCGTTATTTGTTCTGTGTCTGACACTAAAAAAGCAAACCAATTCCAAACAACGGATGAAACGGTGCCTTTTTTGGAACGAGCTCTGTGCTGTTAACTGTCATGTTGTCTGTGTGCGACTGTAAGGAAAGCGGGGGGAGGGCGAGCCCACTCTGAACTACGGAAGCCTAAGGGGAGAGCCGGTGGTGGAAGTTAAAGAGAAAAccaattttcattaaaaacaaaatcgcCCTTAACGTCAAATTcgagttaatcgataaaatcggtttatcgcccagccctagccgGGTCTGTTATTTGGAGgttttttggtttccaaaaatcaGACGTCGACCAAACATCCATTTTATGCAGGTGCTGTCGGGCTAAAATTGTCGCCAAAGGCAGCAACATGAGCAATTTGCTCCAGCACCTTGGCCGCAAGCATGTCTTGGAATATCATccagcagaaaatgcattgtacacctgattatgcatgaaaaaaaaaacgtgataaACATTTTTGCTCAAACCGCCCAGCACTAGTCTGTTgctatactttatttttttatatacaccaTTGCTTTCCATTTCTGACCTGTTTACATAACTACTTACTGAAAACAACAATGTAATACTTGAGAAACACTTCGAAATGTTCAAGAGCATATTAGTGTTTacactgattttaaaataatcaagAACCATGAAACCATGTCTTGATATCAAGACAACATACATATTACAAGTTCATTGTGGACAAAAGTGACATGTTAACCTCAAATATTTATAagattgtaattttaatttaacaaaactaGGACCAAAATGGGGATCTTTTTCCATGAAGACCCGGCACAGAAATACTGACTTTAAGACCCATTTACTGGCTTCTGACAGATGCAGATAATATCATGATTTCCCGACATAAATGTGCACATCCCTAGCAGAAAGCATAGTGTGGTGTATGGAGATGCAAGCTAAGGGATGCATAGCCAGCACCCTGAGAGGTTCTGCACATAGTGCAATGCATTAGTCTTACATGCATGTCC
The nucleotide sequence above comes from Carassius gibelio isolate Cgi1373 ecotype wild population from Czech Republic chromosome B16, carGib1.2-hapl.c, whole genome shotgun sequence. Encoded proteins:
- the rps19 gene encoding 40S ribosomal protein S19 → MPGGGVTVKDVNQQEFVRALAAFLKKSGKLKVPDWVDIVKLAKHKELAPCDENWFYVRAASTVRHLYLRGGVGVGSMTKIYGGRKRNGVCPSHFSVGSKNVARKVLQALEGLKMVEKDPNGGRKLTPQGTRDLDRIAGQVAAASKKS